Proteins from one Kiritimatiellia bacterium genomic window:
- a CDS encoding nucleotidyl transferase AbiEii/AbiGii toxin family protein, producing the protein MKINSIVAIFDALNRSGTHYLVAGGLAVVAYGYLRLTMDIDIILKLQPDNIRRALNALRSLGYRPRVPVLLEDFADPEHRRQWIENKGMVVFQLVSDAHKTAPIDIFVQEPFDFDSVYERAPSREIDRGVSIRVVPLAELLVMKEKANRPKDQIDLIYLRKLQMDAQDA; encoded by the coding sequence ATGAAAATCAATAGCATCGTCGCGATCTTCGACGCGCTGAATCGGTCCGGCACGCACTACCTTGTTGCCGGGGGATTGGCCGTTGTGGCGTATGGATATTTGCGGCTGACGATGGATATCGACATCATTCTCAAATTACAGCCAGACAATATCAGACGCGCATTGAATGCGTTGCGTTCACTTGGCTACCGTCCGAGAGTGCCGGTTTTACTCGAAGATTTTGCGGATCCTGAGCATCGGCGCCAATGGATTGAGAACAAAGGTATGGTTGTTTTTCAGTTGGTCAGCGATGCGCATAAAACGGCGCCGATCGATATATTTGTCCAGGAGCCATTCGATTTCGATTCTGTTTACGAGCGTGCGCCATCGCGAGAGATTGATCGCGGTGTCTCAATACGCGTAGTGCCACTGGCGGAACTTTTGGTCATGAAGGAAAAAGCGAATCGGCCTAAAGACCAGATTGATCTAATCTATTTGAGGAAACTACAAATGGATGCTCAAGATGCATGA
- a CDS encoding NAD(P)-dependent oxidoreductase: protein MKIIVTGATGFIGRAVVHALVDRGHTVLAVDRAGSAPAAARFIRADLADSAAIERLFAEEGGGAALIHLAWDMRRHEGFGVQAESVRIAAGIADVAAAAGVSRIVTLGSADEFGAASGILTEETTPVQPLSPYGWAKRAVHDLFASWAIRTGIPVVWLRPFIVYGPGQRGDQVIPYAVECARQRKPAAFSDGQQVRDFVYINDAAEAVCLAVEAPARGFEEYNLGSGQPTRVVDVLRAIAAYFQVEDLFKFGAHPRRPGEPDEFVADPRRAAERLGWRARTDWRSGIEQTCEREKRG, encoded by the coding sequence ATGAAAATTATTGTTACCGGAGCGACGGGGTTCATCGGCCGCGCCGTGGTTCACGCGCTGGTGGATAGGGGCCACACTGTTTTGGCCGTCGATCGCGCGGGGTCTGCGCCTGCGGCGGCGCGCTTTATTCGGGCAGACCTCGCCGATTCTGCAGCCATTGAGCGCCTGTTTGCCGAAGAAGGGGGGGGCGCCGCCTTGATTCATCTGGCGTGGGACATGCGCCGCCATGAGGGGTTCGGCGTCCAAGCCGAAAGTGTTCGCATTGCAGCCGGCATAGCGGACGTCGCTGCGGCAGCGGGCGTTTCGCGGATTGTGACGCTGGGATCGGCGGATGAATTCGGCGCCGCCTCGGGCATCCTTACTGAAGAGACGACGCCCGTCCAGCCGTTGTCGCCTTACGGTTGGGCCAAGCGCGCGGTTCACGATCTCTTTGCATCGTGGGCCATCCGGACGGGCATCCCGGTTGTTTGGTTGCGTCCCTTCATCGTGTATGGGCCGGGCCAGCGTGGGGATCAGGTCATTCCGTACGCCGTCGAGTGCGCCCGGCAGCGGAAACCGGCGGCGTTTTCCGACGGGCAGCAGGTGAGGGATTTTGTGTATATCAACGATGCGGCGGAAGCAGTGTGCCTCGCGGTGGAGGCCCCTGCGCGAGGGTTTGAAGAATATAACCTTGGCAGCGGGCAGCCAACGCGGGTGGTGGATGTATTGCGCGCCATTGCGGCCTATTTTCAAGTAGAGGACCTCTTCAAGTTCGGTGCACATCCCCGTCGTCCCGGCGAGCCGGATGAATTCGTTGCAGATCCCCGACGCGCGGCAGAGCGCCTCGGCTGGCGCGCGCGTACGGACTGGCGCTCGGGCATAGAGCAAACCTGCGAGCGAGAAAAGCGAGGATGA
- the rfbF gene encoding glucose-1-phosphate cytidylyltransferase, with protein MIKPSDIPVVILAGGRGTRLMEETQVIPKPMVTIGGRPILWHIMMMYSHYGFRKFVVCLGYKGYVIKEYFLNLLKHTSSVTLRSRTGEFSYHAEQAPDWELALVETGENTLTGTRVKLIERHIDAPHFCLTYGDGVCDIDLGAELAFHLGHGLVGTIGAVHPPSRFGTLQLGEDGRVLAFQEKEPLRHDYINGGFFIFRREFFDRLPARGNYSLESEPLAALARDGQLAAFKHEGFWQCMDTLRDRETLERIYESGNAPWVKW; from the coding sequence ATGATCAAACCAAGTGACATCCCCGTTGTGATTCTGGCCGGCGGGCGCGGTACCCGCTTGATGGAAGAAACTCAGGTAATCCCAAAACCGATGGTCACCATCGGGGGCCGGCCTATCCTGTGGCACATCATGATGATGTACAGCCACTACGGGTTTCGCAAATTTGTGGTGTGCCTCGGCTACAAAGGGTACGTGATCAAGGAGTACTTTCTGAATTTGCTCAAGCATACGTCGAGCGTCACGCTGCGCAGCCGCACGGGCGAATTTTCCTATCATGCGGAGCAGGCGCCCGATTGGGAGCTCGCCCTCGTCGAAACCGGCGAGAACACGTTGACCGGCACGCGCGTGAAGCTGATTGAACGGCACATCGATGCGCCCCATTTCTGTCTGACCTACGGCGACGGCGTGTGCGACATCGACCTGGGCGCTGAACTGGCGTTTCACCTGGGGCACGGACTGGTTGGGACGATCGGCGCGGTCCACCCGCCTTCCCGTTTTGGCACGCTACAACTTGGAGAGGACGGGCGGGTGCTGGCCTTCCAGGAAAAGGAGCCCCTCCGCCATGATTACATCAACGGGGGGTTCTTCATTTTCCGGCGTGAATTTTTTGATCGGCTGCCGGCGCGGGGAAACTACAGTTTGGAGTCCGAACCTCTTGCCGCGTTGGCACGGGACGGCCAATTGGCGGCGTTCAAGCATGAAGGTTTCTGGCAGTGCATGGATACGCTGCGCGACCGCGAAACGCTGGAACGCATCTATGAAAGCGGCAATGCGCCGTGGGTGAAATGGTAA